A region of the Osmia lignaria lignaria isolate PbOS001 chromosome 5, iyOsmLign1, whole genome shotgun sequence genome:
gGTTTCAGACTGAATTTTCAGAAGCACAACTGGCATTACTAAGGAatatattttctgaaattatcaCATCAAGCATTAGATGTGTACAAAGTACAAtatgtttaaatttttgttcttccCCAGATGTAAAATTATCAAAAACAGATgctgaagaatttttaaatgatatagTTCAAAGACAATGGTTGGTTTATAAGGTACtggtaaaattttaatacaataaatCAAACATGATTGTATCAATAGAATTATTTTTCTGTACTATTTACAGGATGGTTATTATTATTTAGGTGTAAGAAGTATAACAGAGTTAATGCCATACTTTAGAGCtacttatgaaaataatttaagcaCCTGTTGCCTTTGTAAACAAGTTATCTTTTATGTAAGTTCTTGTAAgagaaatgtttaattatataattttactaattattaatattttcattttttaattagggAAACAAGTGTAATTACTGTGAAGCCTTACTGCACTTATACTGTTTAAATACATTTGCCATGATTCACAACCGTGTGAAATGTCCTAATTGTAACAGTGTCATTACAGATGTTGATTAAGCTTCTTTACCAGTTTAAAgtattaattttatactttgaaataaaaatatatttttttaattaaatattatcgaTATGCGTTTTATATGAACAGATCAAAATGTGAATGAAACATAAAtacttaataaaaatgtaataaacgTAATATATCATGTTTTATAATGTAtttgatataaataattattatttaaaatatttattttttaaattatacgcAGAAATGCTATATATGCGCTTGCACAAAGTACAAGTATTTACAGATATGTACAATTAACGATGCTATATAACGCCTTAACTATTTTgactttcttcaaatttttctcTCAAATATCGTAAACCAGCCAATATGCTCTCTTCATCTATGTTTGCAGTAGGTTTCACTTGAtcttctattatattattagaTTCATACTGTGTAGTATCAATTGTTTGATGTGAACTATGATCATTAtccttttttctaattaaagtaTTCTTATCACACTCGGCAGTAGAACTGTTTGTTACCAAAGTAGGAGGAAGTGGTATATAATAAGAATCTAAATCAATTTCATCATTCTGAATAAGCATTTGATCTGAATTAGATTTCTGGTGCTCTTGATGATTTGAGGATTCATCAGTATTTTCAGAATTTAAATAACCACCACTTTTGAAATCGCTGTATACTGGAGCAAATTCAGTAACTCTTTCTTTTCTACATTTATCAACCCATTCTTCTTGTGACATTTCGTACCAATGAGTTCTTTTGCCCAGAAGTTCTCCTAAagcctttattttattttctttaaccaCTGCCTCGTCTTCTTCATTACCTTCTTTCTCTTTATTATCATTAATTCCAACTGGTTTTTCTTCTGCATGTACACTGGATTCACGTTCTACTTTATCTTGGTTTGATTCATTGTCATTCTTTTGtttaaattcttcttcttctattgtATCTACCGGTAACCCAGCTCTGATACGCTGCCTAATTCTAGCTGCTTTCAATCTATTATATTCCATTTTTTCCCGCAAATCTTTaagttcttttatttctttctgttttcgttctgtttcttttcttaaatttaataaattctctTGCTGTTTCATTCTCTCTTCTTCACTTTGTGAAAATGCATAGTAACCAACACCATGAGTTCTAGCCTCGTCAAACAAAACATCCTGATAATGTATATTTGCTTTGTCAGCCAATTTCTTTGTCTGTTCTTCCCATTTTCTTCTCATAACTTCTATTTCTGGttctttttcatcttctataATACTTTGTTCAACATTATCTTTAGTTTTTGAGTCAATGCCCTTCTCATTTACAATTTGTTGTTTTACTAATTTATCTTTCTCTTGCATCAGAGGTAGATCTTCGCGTAAACATTTTCTTGTACGACCAAAACAATCTTCATACTCTACCCAATCATCCTCATTTCCAAAAGTTACATCATTTTCAttgtcttcttctttttgtgatatttcttcttcagatTCATCTGATTTGCTTTTAAAATCAACaagaaaattatcattattgGTTCTAGATCTTTTTAACTGTTTATACAATCTTGCTTTTGCTTCTaacattaattttgattttttatgaGTACTAACATCTTCAATATATTCTGATTTATCTAAATTTCTATCAACATTCTTTTTCTTAACTTTTTTAAGTTTCTTCTTTAGCTTTAAATCAACCTGAGTGGTTTCTGACTTTAATTTTGCCTCGTTCACTTCATGTTGCTTTCTTAACAACTCTGTTTTTAAACCCACCAAAGATGAAAAATTCACGTTGATCTTTTTGGTATTATTCAttgttgaaatgtattttaaaagaagattttgctataaataaataacattgtACTAAAATctatttatatgaaattttaggTTATAATGGTATGTATTTTAATACTTACAATTGAATCGTATTTATAATTCTATTTGGTATGTCAAATAAATTCCAATACATACTAAAATAcgcttttcaattttatttcatacaattaTGAAtcgtatatatttaataattcaatatttataaatatgcgTAAACATGAACAATTCATATAAAGAATGTCACGTCAAGTAACGCACACCTATTTGGAACGCTTGTTTATGTTTAATCGGCAGAAatgaacaaaaataaataaatatcgcaTAATCCTatctatttatataatttaaaagcatttttaatgattataaatattgtataagTAACTTTTACATTTGTTATTTAAGGGagtattattttacaatataatatCAAACTTTTTAAAATACGTAATTTTAGCGTACGCTTGAGTATTTTATTGTCATAAGTGTATAATatacgaaaaataataaatatatagataGAAATGTatcaattatattcatattaataataattttcatagtAATCAAGTAGTTCAACACATAAATGGATTATAGATGAGTAAAAGGAAAGTGGAGACTtcgttttcttttatataattattttatcaaaaataaattaaaccaTGATACTATAACATTGTACATAAATATaaacatttataaatttataaatttataactaAACGATTTTGAATCGTGTATAAAGGGTGCAAACTTACAAAGCTTTAGGCTTGATTTTTAAATGATGTCCGATAACGATAATTTAGCGGAGGTCGTGCAACGTATTgtgcaattatttaaatattagaaaattatcgtaaaattttctaaattaatatctCGACGCCATTTCTCGATTCAAAAATCGAATGTCGATTATCAAAGCTATTTGAAACGTGAAGCTGCCGATCTGCTACTATGTTAGTCATGTAACGTACGAACACTCATAACTGCAGCACGTTGGACACCGGTTAGTAATCTAAAGTGAATAGGTGCGACATCCGTGGCTGATTTGTTGTTTTAGACTCATAAATATAGTACGAAGTTATAATTAATCAACTGCGTCGAAAtctgtttgaaataattatcgtaATCGTTGAACGAAATGGCACCCCGTAAACCTGTAAAGCATTCCGATTCGGAGGTTGTAGACAGAGCCGCGGAAGCCGGCGATGTATCGCCgccgaaaagaaagaaaaccgtCTCAAAGGTTACGACTAAAAACAACGAGGAAAAACAAATTAGATTACCAAGAGCTGCAAAATCGGCTAAAACCGAGCAAACTGAAGTCCCAGACACGACTTCCGTCGCGACTAAGAACGCAAAAGCAAAGAATAAGATATTGCAACCACCTAAAAATGCGTCGACCGCTATAAAAACAAATACGAAAATCAAATCTACAGCagcgaagaaaaataaagaaaccgaGGAGAAAATCAACTTAACTTTGACAAATGTAGAAACTGCGACGATTGTTGAAGAAACAGAAACGAAAAGGACACGTACAAAAGCTACAACAAAAAAGGCGGGAACGGATGTGGACGAAGAGCGTACGTTTTTGAGCTTCCTTAAAAGTATCAATAATATTGTGtattttctatgaaaaataatttataattgcatcaacttttattgaaatttactaTTTCCGTTTCGCTGTAACTTAATAAtcttgtaataataaatttccgATTAGATAGTAAACACGTGCAATCGTACATAAGGAATCGAATCACTTTCTATATTTCTATGTAAAAATGtagtaaaaaatgaattatatctAACTTAtgcatttttaaaatatctttttaatacatataattgtattatttgaTGGTTTCAGCTAAGGCAAAAGCAAAAGGAAGACCGAAAAAAGGAGCAGTTACTGAGAGTGTAGAAAGCCTAGAAGCACCAGCtgcaaaaaagaaaaggttaGCAAATGTTGATACAGGTCCAAAAGAAAGCAAAGCAAAagcgacaaaaaaaaaagctaACGCGGATGTTGATGTAAAGAACAAAGTTTCCATTAATAAAAGTAAAGCCACTACTACTAGTAAGtctaaaaatgatattaataagACAGAAGAAATAAATACAACTGCAAAAGCAGCTAAAAAAACAGATAATAAAGTTACAAAAACAGTTGCCAGAAAAACAAGAGGCCGTAAAAATGGAGCTACTGTAGAAGATACATCGAAAGATGACGATGAATCAAAAGTAACAGAGGAATCATCTTCGGAAGCAATAAATACTAGCGATAATGAAAATCAAGAGGAGAATGATCAGTCAGAAGCAACAGAATTGGTTCAACCacagaagaaaggaagaaatctgaaaaagaaagaggaagctgCTCCTCAAAAGAGAGCTACCAAAACTCGAGGTAAAGGTGGTAATCGTAATGCTGCTTTGAACGAAGATGGCGATGCTGCCTTAAATGAAGAGGATAGCGATACAGTAAAAGCAGTTAAGGACACACAAAAGAAAACAAATAAGGAAAATGTATCAACAACAGCTGCCAAAAGAGGACGAGGAAAGAAAGGAGCTGGTACAACTAtagtaaataatgaaaatggGGAAAAGGTTTCAGAGAATTCCGCTGCAGAGGAGAATGCATTAAATTCAGCTGAAATTCTAACAAGCAATAACAATGTACAAAAGTCATTGGAAGATGATGATGACAAAGAACAAGGTGCTGAAGTAgaacaaaacaaaataaatgagACCATCACAATTAAAAACGAAGTAAATCAAGATGATTTGAGCACAACggtacacgaagaagaaaattaacGGTGAATGTTCTGCTTTTATTTAATCtgttttttgaaagaaaaatatatcattaatattttaatatatttgataaagataaaaatatctAGGAGTATTTCCAAGTTTAGAAATATTCATCAACACACCTgttgtaaaattttatcaatacACTTTGGTTTCTTattgtttcaaaaatatttatttgtattttccaTAAAGTACTTTGCAGAATATAGGTTTGAACATCCACTTCTTAACATAAGGACTTATAGTTGAGAAAAAGTTATCATCAATTACAAATGTAAGCACTTATTTAGTGATATAATGTATTTAAAGTAGTTTACTTATCTTGAGTTTCAGGGAAAAGAATATGGCTAGTATAGTCTGAACAACATTGAACATTCCATCAGTCTTCACgagtttcaatcatttttaacgCTAGAatgccagtgtttttcgatgttgtgtttcatttaattctttaaaaaatgttacaaaatttttaagattgaaaagtaattaataaatcatattttttaatattacatagTATATTAAACTAACATGCACTGTCATTCTAGAATTAATACTATCATTACTAATAATGTTTTATTACATTTACATGATTATTGGTTGAGTACTTCAAAGTAGAACtaaggaaatatttaaaaatgattaaaaaaaaaatgagcaaGCTCATTTTTTTTGGCAGTTTTTACTACAATGTTTGACAAAAAtgtattgtttttttaattatattcttgCTGATATAATATAATAGGTATATCTATATAAAGACAATTGGTTATTCTGGCTTCTGATTTtagttaaaaatgtattttgattttcttatgcttttgtaattaattaaaattcattgttAGTATTAAAAACATGTtgtatttgtattaaaattcagtattgattttcttttccacTATGCGGGACGTTTATGGATTATAGGATGACAAtgtatcaaaattaatatatcttttattcataaaaaatgtctatgatttttctttattaaatacgAGTGTTTAGCACAAATTTTGGCGGTAATCTTTTATAACAAATATCTAACAAGATGGCGCTAACAAGATAACGCTATTGTGATGATCGATATCTTGCGATATGGATCAATCTATTTTTTCAAAGCATTTGTCAAAAAATAACCATCTATACTTTAAAGTATATCGCTAtactttctattttattttctacgctACACATGTATACCATTGAATATATACTCAATAACGGGAAAGAAAACTTGATATCGGTTTCTTTCGTGGATTCCTTACACATCTACAATAGAATGTATTCTTCGTTCAACAAGAGAACATACCTGTTTTGCGCAGCTCAGGGAGGCCAACTACGTCTTATTTCTAACTTCGTGGTCATATATACGGTGGACacaaatgtatgtatgtacatatgatTAAGCGAAGCAAACGATCGCATTGAAGGTCGGGGACTATACTGAATATAAGGCCACTGGGTATACTGCGCAGTGCCATAATGCGTTTGCGCAGACGAAGCTGCGCTGAATGAACGAAAACACGTCGTATGACAAGTATTATTCATTGAACAAATAATACATACAGTGTTCCGAAAACCAGGTTCAATTTCGACCTAACTCTAACCTATTTTTTACGAACTAATTGATCTAGAGACTTTTTGGTTTATAATATTGCTTGCATTTGATTGTCGCCACATAATGCTTCTACATACAGATGACGTAGTGCTATCTATAAGATTGTAGTAAGCTTAGAACGCTGTCCGTTGTGGATCGAGGAAGCAGTGAGAAACAACGGCGGAAGTGGGGATCGTGCGCCATTTTCTATTTTTGCATAGCAGTGAATTAGTGTTGTGTGTGTACATTTTGTGTGATAAATCGATGGATTAATAGTAATTGGAAGAGGACGTGTCGAAGTAATGAAATGATTTTGGGAAACACGTGCTTCGAATCTCAcgcaattaatttctttattttgcgTTTGCGTTCTGTATTAACGTGTGTAAACTCGTATACTCGTAGCACGTAAAcactttttcttcatttctcttTTCAACGAGTGAGAGTGGCCGAGCTGTCTATATTAGAACTATAGGGGCAGTTAAAGAACGATCGTTTGTCctattgaaattttttcctcGCTTAAAAGATAAACTAAAATATAGAAGGGAAAACCAGTCTGTGATACTAAACAGTACTAAGGTATATAGCTAGATATAAACTCTACAATTAGATATACGTATGTATGGCATATGAGACGTAGATAGATCACATAAAAgatctagaaaaaaaaaaaaaataataaaagtctgTATAGTGAGTGCTGTGAATTTACCTTGTTCAAAGAATAAAGGTGATCAAGAGCAGAATGTCTCAGGAATCTGTGACAAATGACAAGCAACTACCAACTCCAAAAGATGAAGGTAGGAGATTCACTAGTTTCCTTTATATTTAGGCatattaattatatgtacaatattcTGTTGATATACTTTCCATTTGAATTTTCATCCAAAATTTCATATCAATTTCTTTACTTCTGTGTGtacaattgttttattaatagcttcgTCAAGGTTTGTATAGATTCTCATATCGCAACATAGAAGTGATTATTTCACTGTAAATGTTCAACTTatcaatgaaaaaaatgaaatagaatgcAGATTTCAAGATGTATCAAAGCTATCTGTGTACTATTTACATACTTAGTATTTACTTTTTTATTCCtggtatatttatttaaaaattttttaatatttcttaggtatcataattattgaattatttgtaGTATACAAGGACTAATAAATACATTAATGTTGAAATGCAAGAAACCATTATTGTCCTAGAGTGTACGCAATGTATTAATTGAAAACTATTatggttataaaaaaaaataatgttcatGAAAAATGCTCAAAATAAATATCGTAATTCTCTAATAATTATACTTAGAAGTAATTTTCGTTTTAAATGTTTCGAAAATATCAGTTAGAAATTTCTTTCAAACGTGTTACAAACAGAACCAATGAGACCTGAAGTTGACAATAACGTTCTCAGGGACACACTTGATTGGATTGTAGACAAACTGTTCGCCTAAAAACCGGCCGGTATTTAGTCAGTTTGTACCGTACCGTACAACGTGTAGTAtctattaaaattaagaattcaaTTTCTTAGAGACATTATACGGGACAAAGAAATTACATTGTTCATAATCAAAGGAATAAATCGGATCGGATCGAATCGATGAATTAATTTCGTACGAATATATCACGTGTTCGCAacgtatatataaaaatattgttcgTTAAATCCGAATATCAAGTTCCTATCGAGTGAATATTCTTTGATATATAAAAGACGTCGTGTTTCATTTCCTTCCTAAACCGTACATCTCgacattattttctattattttacgAATATAATCTTCGTTAAGGAATTTCAACGGTAGTTCGTCGTCCGTCCTCGTCCTTCGGTTGATAAATATTTGACTGCTTAGGACAGTCGAAGGTGTTCGTTTGTAAAAGAAagataatattgaaatttcgcTAAGATGAAATTAGAATCCCATATCACCGGTTCGAATTGGTACCGGCGACCACGTAAACGTCCGCTGGTAGGACCCACAGGATCTCCTTTTCTAGACGCAACTCTGGTTATGCAAACCAGGTCTTGTCGATGGTTTCGTAAAAATAAATCTGTCAATGCCATTAAGCGAGTGACCTTTCGTAAGTACATTGCTAATATACGGTTCATATATTTCTGCTCTTCATTACGAAGAGAACAACAGAAACATCGCGCGTTCAAATCTTCCCCGAATACCTACGCAAACGTTGAAAGCAAAACAATTTATCCTATACGAAAGTTTGTACACAAATCGAAGTAATTACGTTTTTAACGAATTTcgattgaaaattgttatttgaTGTTCATGTTATATGCATAAATACTTGATTAATCAAATAAGTATAATTaccaaaatttatattttttgattttttttttttttaaataatttttaggaGATGAAGCAATTATATCCATGTCGGTAGCTGGGGAGGTAACCGACACTTCAATTATGGAAGTGGGCCGTTCAAGACCTCAATTCCAATATTCCCGGGTATAATATAAATTACTTGTTATTgttaacttaaaaaaa
Encoded here:
- the LOC117604932 gene encoding coiled-coil domain-containing protein 174, translating into MNNTKKINVNFSSLVGLKTELLRKQHEVNEAKLKSETTQVDLKLKKKLKKVKKKNVDRNLDKSEYIEDVSTHKKSKLMLEAKARLYKQLKRSRTNNDNFLVDFKSKSDESEEEISQKEEDNENDVTFGNEDDWVEYEDCFGRTRKCLREDLPLMQEKDKLVKQQIVNEKGIDSKTKDNVEQSIIEDEKEPEIEVMRRKWEEQTKKLADKANIHYQDVLFDEARTHGVGYYAFSQSEEERMKQQENLLNLRKETERKQKEIKELKDLREKMEYNRLKAARIRQRIRAGLPVDTIEEEEFKQKNDNESNQDKVERESSVHAEEKPVGINDNKEKEGNEEDEAVVKENKIKALGELLGKRTHWYEMSQEEWVDKCRKERVTEFAPVYSDFKSGGYLNSENTDESSNHQEHQKSNSDQMLIQNDEIDLDSYYIPLPPTLVTNSSTAECDKNTLIRKKDNDHSSHQTIDTTQYESNNIIEDQVKPTANIDEESILAGLRYLREKFEESQNS
- the LOC117604933 gene encoding uncharacterized protein LOC117604933 isoform X2, which codes for MAPRKPVKHSDSEVVDRAAEAGDVSPPKRKKTVSKVTTKNNEEKQIRLPRAAKSAKTEQTEVPDTTSVATKNAKAKNKILQPPKNASTAIKTNTKIKSTAAKKNKETEEKINLTLTNVETATIVEETETKRTRTKATTKKAGTDVDEEPKAKAKGRPKKGAVTESVESLEAPAAKKKRLANVDTGPKESKAKATKKKANADVDVKNKVSINKSKATTTIARKTRGRKNGATVEDTSKDDDESKVTEESSSEAINTSDNENQEENDQSEATELVQPQKKGRNLKKKEEAAPQKRATKTRGKGGNRNAALNEDGDAALNEEDSDTVKAVKDTQKKTNKENVSTTAAKRGRGKKGAGTTIVNNENGEKVSENSAAEENALNSAEILTSNNNVQKSLEDDDDKEQGAEVEQNKINETITIKNEVNQDDLSTTVHEEEN
- the Nse1 gene encoding SMC5-SMC6 complex component Non-SMC element 1, encoding MAYNQQHKIILQTIIHEGFIDENKAKDLVIKLFDTDNVSAVINRINEQLHPLNMLIRKGQCEITGQVYWILISTVLDEVTRFQTEFSEAQLALLRNIFSEIITSSIRCVQSTICLNFCSSPDVKLSKTDAEEFLNDIVQRQWLVYKDGYYYLGVRSITELMPYFRATYENNLSTCCLCKQVIFYGNKCNYCEALLHLYCLNTFAMIHNRVKCPNCNSVITDVD
- the LOC117604933 gene encoding uncharacterized protein LOC117604933 isoform X1, which produces MAPRKPVKHSDSEVVDRAAEAGDVSPPKRKKTVSKVTTKNNEEKQIRLPRAAKSAKTEQTEVPDTTSVATKNAKAKNKILQPPKNASTAIKTNTKIKSTAAKKNKETEEKINLTLTNVETATIVEETETKRTRTKATTKKAGTDVDEEPKAKAKGRPKKGAVTESVESLEAPAAKKKRLANVDTGPKESKAKATKKKANADVDVKNKVSINKSKATTTSKSKNDINKTEEINTTAKAAKKTDNKVTKTVARKTRGRKNGATVEDTSKDDDESKVTEESSSEAINTSDNENQEENDQSEATELVQPQKKGRNLKKKEEAAPQKRATKTRGKGGNRNAALNEDGDAALNEEDSDTVKAVKDTQKKTNKENVSTTAAKRGRGKKGAGTTIVNNENGEKVSENSAAEENALNSAEILTSNNNVQKSLEDDDDKEQGAEVEQNKINETITIKNEVNQDDLSTTVHEEEN